Part of the Cyanobacteria bacterium GSL.Bin1 genome is shown below.
GAAGATATTTAATCATGCTAAAAAAAACTTTCTCTAGACTCATCACTTTACTAATTTCCATGATTAATTGATTTGCATAATTCCAATTACCTTTCAAAAGTAATTTCAGTGTGTACCATAATTGAAATTGTAGCTGAAAAGATGCCCATCTCTGTGCTTCCTGCCATTCCTGAATAATAGGATCGTTTAATAATAAATTAATCATACGAATAACTTCTAAAGAATTAGAATTATTTTTGAAATTTATTACTGAAAGTTGTTCTTTATGAAGTCTAACGGCTGCAATGGGAGTTGTGGAAATAAAAATATGTTCTTGCTTACAAATTCGATATAACCACTCCCAATCCCCAACCTGTTTCAAAGTTTCTTTAAATCCCCCAATGGTTTCAAACAGTTTTTTCTTAAAAAAGACTCTAGTTATATTTCCATTATAACTACCATACCTTAGTAATAAAGGAATAGATTCCTCAGGCCTGAAGACTTTGCTATTTCCATCACACATTTTCTCATAATATGCAATTGTTTTTTTATTAATTATATCACCCTCTGTATTTATAGTATAACGACCAAACAGTAATAAACTAGGCTGAGCAATTTCATTTATTTTATTGACACAAATCTCCAAACAGTTTGGTAAAAAGTAATCATCACTACACAACAATATTATGTATTCACCTTGAGCTTTATCTATATATCTATTAAGATTCGCAAATAATCCTATATTGACCTTATTAAAAAAAATTTTTATTCTTGCATCTTGAGAAAGATTTAATGAGTCAATATAGCTTTTGGTATCTTGACTAGAAGCATCATCAGCTATTATTAATTCCCAGTTATTGTAAGTTTGATTGAATACACTCTCAATTGCTTGCTTTAGATACTGAGAACGATTATAGACTGGAAGTACAATTGAAATCAGTGGTTTTTTCATAGATGTCATAACCTAAAAGTATAATTACTTTATCATTACTTTATGATGAGTGTTTCTCCATTAACCAAACAAAGTTACTGGCTAACCAAGTCTCTACAAAATTAGGGCATTTTACGTATTTTCGTTGTTTACCTAAACGAGATGCAAAACTGTTATAAACAGCAAGAGGCATAATTGATTGTTTTCTTTTTAAAATAAAATTATAGTTTTCTAAAATTTTTTTCAATTTGTTTTGATTAAAATGTCTTAGATGTATTCCTTCTTGATGAACTTCAGCATAGAGAAAATAGTTAATACGATGTAAAGCAAATCCAACATTTGGGGTTGATAAAATTAGAACACCACTTGATTTTAATATTCTATTAATTTCTTTGACAAATTGTTCTGCATCAGCGATGTGCTCAATCACTTCCAAGCTAACTACAACGTCCACCGAATCAGCTTCTAGGGGAATTTTAT
Proteins encoded:
- a CDS encoding glycosyltransferase, with product MKKPLISIVLPVYNRSQYLKQAIESVFNQTYNNWELIIADDASSQDTKSYIDSLNLSQDARIKIFFNKVNIGLFANLNRYIDKAQGEYIILLCSDDYFLPNCLEICVNKINEIAQPSLLLFGRYTINTEGDIINKKTIAYYEKMCDGNSKVFRPEESIPLLLRYGSYNGNITRVFFKKKLFETIGGFKETLKQVGDWEWLYRICKQEHIFISTTPIAAVRLHKEQLSVINFKNNSNSLEVIRMINLLLNDPIIQEWQEAQRWASFQLQFQLWYTLKLLLKGNWNYANQLIMEISKVMSLEKVFFSMIKYLPKRVKSYLNKNELEI
- a CDS encoding methyltransferase domain-containing protein, which gives rise to MNIWNKKITNTYNSNLEKPWYPPALEMLQSIVSQEGFEGEAKLVELGVGMGEFAQLIRECSLPYKYLGLDGSPRQVDLLQKEGFQTTLVDFEDKIPLEADSVDVVVSLEVIEHIADAEQFVKEINRILKSSGVLILSTPNVGFALHRINYFLYAEVHQEGIHLRHFNQNKLKKILENYNFILKRKQSIMPLAVYNSFASRLGKQRKYVKCPNFVETWLASNFVWLMEKHSS